In Terriglobus sp. TAA 43, a single window of DNA contains:
- a CDS encoding SDR family NAD(P)-dependent oxidoreductase, which produces METTAFATYPSLRNRSIIVSGGASGIGEGIVEAFAAQGAQVAFLDIQDEAAQALIERIASARHTQPTYYHCDLTDVAALRSVAAQIEQAHGTVDVLVNNAGNDTRHRIEDVTPEMWDAAMQVNLRHQFFLSQAVLPSMQRQKRGSIINLSSISWMIPSTGLPAYVTAKAAIVGLTRTLAHEVGKDNIRVNAVLPGAILTERQKRLWMTPEYTAEVMSRQALKRHLYADDVARTVLFLAADDSSAITNQSFVVDGGWV; this is translated from the coding sequence ATGGAAACCACGGCCTTCGCCACTTACCCAAGTCTTCGTAACCGCTCCATCATTGTTTCAGGTGGTGCCAGCGGTATTGGTGAAGGCATCGTAGAGGCGTTCGCCGCACAGGGCGCGCAGGTGGCGTTCCTGGATATTCAGGATGAAGCAGCGCAGGCGCTCATCGAACGCATCGCATCCGCTCGCCACACCCAACCCACGTATTATCACTGCGACCTTACAGACGTCGCGGCATTACGCAGCGTTGCCGCTCAAATTGAACAAGCGCACGGCACTGTCGATGTGCTGGTAAACAATGCAGGTAACGACACGCGCCATCGCATCGAAGATGTCACGCCCGAGATGTGGGATGCGGCCATGCAGGTGAATCTGCGGCACCAGTTCTTCCTGTCGCAGGCAGTGTTGCCGTCCATGCAGCGTCAGAAGCGCGGATCGATCATCAACCTCAGCTCTATCTCGTGGATGATTCCGTCCACAGGACTGCCCGCGTACGTTACGGCAAAGGCTGCGATCGTTGGCCTCACACGGACACTGGCGCACGAAGTAGGCAAGGACAACATCCGCGTGAATGCCGTGCTCCCTGGAGCCATTCTTACTGAACGGCAGAAGCGCCTGTGGATGACACCCGAGTACACCGCAGAAGTCATGTCGCGGCAGGCGCTAAAACGCCATCTTTATGCTGATGACGTTGCCCGCACGGTGTTGTTCCTTGCTGCAGATGACAGCTCAGCCATTACGAATCAAAGTTTCGTTGTCGATGGCGGTTGGGTATAG
- a CDS encoding SRPBCC domain-containing protein, which translates to MNKGAITLGTFTIERHYPHLPEKVFDAFRDPVKKRRWMGGEDDPNSAARKHHGQDFEIVSFEMNFKEDEFERWTFRVPGGELMRNDTRYHRIIPNHSIVFVYTMDCGDHRMSSSQNTVEFIREGQGTKLVFTEQGVYFDDPEAGRGREIGTNDVLSKLGEELDRNG; encoded by the coding sequence ATGAATAAGGGCGCAATTACGCTCGGCACGTTCACCATCGAAAGGCACTACCCACATCTACCGGAAAAGGTGTTTGACGCATTTCGAGATCCCGTTAAGAAGCGTCGTTGGATGGGAGGCGAGGACGATCCGAATTCCGCGGCGCGCAAACATCACGGACAGGACTTTGAAATTGTCAGCTTTGAGATGAATTTCAAGGAGGATGAGTTCGAGCGGTGGACCTTCCGCGTTCCGGGAGGCGAACTGATGCGCAACGACACCCGCTATCACCGGATCATTCCCAACCACAGCATCGTCTTCGTGTACACGATGGATTGTGGCGACCACCGCATGTCTTCTTCGCAAAACACCGTTGAATTTATTCGAGAAGGACAGGGCACCAAGCTTGTATTCACTGAGCAGGGCGTATATTTCGACGATCCAGAAGCTGGTCGCGGTCGCGAAATAGGCACAAACGACGTCCTCAGCAAACTAGGTGAAGAATTGGATAGGAACGGCTAA
- a CDS encoding LutB/LldF family L-lactate oxidation iron-sulfur protein, whose translation MSVRVGHTAEKPAFPILAHELLQDDQTRRNVRHATNVIRNKRALRVEEMPDWQDLRTSAHAIKTHTLLHLPHYLEEFERNCIRAGGQVHWARDADEANTIAIRLIRKAAERLAVEHPEVIKVKTMTSDEIGMNRALEREGITPWETDLADMIVQMGKDEPSHIVVPALHKNRHQVRELFLQNMGLTELGTEAEDLTGAARHYLRKKFLEVGIGISGANFAIAETGSVCVVESEGNGRMCVTMPKTLITLIGIEKVIPKFDDLEVFLQLLPRSATGERMNPYNSIWTGVTPADGPQEFHVILLDNGRTRMMANVRERETLNCIRCGACLNQCPVYRETGGHAYGSIYSGPIGAILSPQLNGMKYSRSLPYASSLCGACYEVCPVKINIPETLIHLRGKIVAQDQNTLSGKLSQESMGMKMAAHLFEHPKQYEAAQRLARTGQGLFEKDGKLVNLPGMAAGWTQYRDLRALPKQSFREWWKRSHTDRGDGSSGVGDE comes from the coding sequence ATGAGCGTTCGTGTGGGTCACACCGCAGAGAAACCCGCGTTCCCAATCCTTGCGCATGAGTTGCTGCAGGACGACCAGACGCGGCGCAACGTGCGCCATGCCACGAATGTCATCCGTAACAAGCGCGCGCTTCGCGTGGAAGAGATGCCGGACTGGCAGGATCTGCGCACATCCGCGCACGCAATCAAGACACATACGCTGTTGCACCTGCCGCATTATCTGGAAGAGTTTGAACGCAATTGCATCCGCGCTGGTGGACAGGTGCACTGGGCTCGCGATGCCGATGAAGCGAACACCATCGCCATCCGCCTGATCCGTAAAGCAGCGGAGCGACTCGCGGTGGAACATCCTGAGGTCATCAAGGTGAAGACCATGACCTCCGACGAGATCGGGATGAATCGTGCTCTGGAGCGCGAAGGCATAACGCCGTGGGAGACCGATCTGGCCGACATGATTGTGCAGATGGGTAAAGATGAACCATCGCACATCGTCGTTCCGGCGCTGCACAAGAATCGCCATCAGGTGCGTGAACTGTTCCTGCAGAATATGGGGCTTACGGAACTTGGCACTGAGGCCGAGGATTTAACCGGAGCAGCGCGCCATTATCTGCGCAAGAAGTTTTTGGAAGTTGGCATCGGCATTAGCGGCGCGAACTTTGCGATTGCAGAGACAGGTAGTGTTTGCGTCGTTGAATCCGAAGGCAATGGTCGCATGTGTGTCACCATGCCAAAGACGCTGATCACGCTTATCGGCATTGAGAAGGTGATCCCGAAGTTCGACGATCTGGAAGTGTTTCTACAATTGCTGCCGCGCTCCGCGACCGGCGAGCGCATGAATCCCTACAACAGCATCTGGACGGGTGTAACTCCGGCCGATGGGCCGCAGGAATTTCACGTGATCCTGCTAGACAACGGCCGCACACGCATGATGGCCAACGTGCGTGAACGCGAAACGTTGAACTGTATCCGTTGTGGTGCATGCCTGAATCAGTGCCCTGTATATCGCGAGACAGGTGGCCATGCCTACGGGTCCATTTATTCCGGCCCCATCGGTGCGATTCTTTCACCTCAGTTGAATGGCATGAAGTATTCACGCTCATTGCCCTACGCCTCGTCGCTGTGTGGTGCGTGCTATGAAGTATGTCCCGTAAAGATCAACATTCCAGAGACGCTGATTCATCTGCGCGGGAAGATCGTTGCACAGGATCAGAACACGCTGTCAGGCAAGCTCTCGCAGGAGAGCATGGGCATGAAGATGGCCGCGCATCTCTTCGAACATCCGAAGCAATACGAAGCTGCACAACGTCTTGCTCGTACCGGACAAGGTCTGTTTGAAAAAGATGGCAAGCTGGTGAACCTTCCTGGCATGGCCGCAGGATGGACGCAGTATCGGGATCTTCGCGCATTGCCGAAGCAGAGCTTCCGCGAATGGTGGAAGCGAAGCCACACGGATCGCGGAGATGGCAGCAGTGGAGTGGGCGATGAGTAA
- a CDS encoding helix-turn-helix transcriptional regulator — protein sequence MGTAHDYARVFNALGDPTRRVIVERVSEGPVSVSDLAKPLKMTLAAVVQHIQVLEASGLVRTRKVGRVRTCSLRAKGFAPATDWMAARKSLWEKKLDRLGALLDEEE from the coding sequence ATGGGAACCGCACACGATTATGCTCGCGTCTTCAATGCGCTTGGCGATCCGACTCGGCGGGTCATCGTCGAGCGCGTGAGTGAGGGGCCTGTTTCGGTCTCTGATCTTGCGAAGCCACTCAAGATGACCTTGGCAGCGGTCGTTCAACACATCCAGGTGCTTGAGGCCAGTGGTCTTGTCCGCACAAGGAAAGTCGGTCGTGTGCGAACCTGCTCGCTCCGGGCGAAAGGGTTTGCTCCAGCGACTGACTGGATGGCTGCCCGTAAGTCTCTCTGGGAGAAGAAGCTCGACCGATTGGGAGCACTTCTTGATGAAGAGGAATAA
- a CDS encoding (Fe-S)-binding protein translates to MRIHLFIACYNDTLFPRTGMAVVNLLERLGHEVVFPTSQTCCGQMHYNTGYHAEALPIVRKLLHEFLDAETIVVPSASCVAMMRDHYELMAHDANDLHMMGDVKSFLPRVFEFSELLTDKLGITDVGAYFPHRVTYHPSCHSLRLLNVGDRPIRLLQGVEGLEYTPMEGSDQCCGFGGTFAVKNAEVSSAMLADKIGCVKKSNAEFVAALDNSCLMQIDGGLHREMGSRDRIRPVHLAEILNSTRKNPLTAEALAWEGATA, encoded by the coding sequence TTGCGCATTCATTTGTTCATTGCCTGCTACAACGACACGCTGTTCCCACGCACGGGCATGGCCGTGGTCAACCTGCTGGAGCGCCTGGGCCACGAGGTGGTTTTCCCCACTAGCCAGACCTGCTGCGGCCAGATGCATTACAACACCGGCTACCACGCTGAGGCATTGCCCATTGTGCGAAAGCTGCTGCATGAGTTCCTTGATGCGGAAACCATCGTCGTGCCCAGCGCAAGCTGCGTGGCCATGATGCGCGACCACTATGAACTGATGGCGCACGACGCGAATGACCTGCACATGATGGGCGACGTGAAGAGTTTTCTGCCGCGTGTGTTTGAGTTCAGCGAACTCCTCACAGACAAGCTGGGCATCACCGATGTGGGCGCATACTTTCCGCATCGCGTGACGTATCACCCAAGCTGCCATTCGCTCCGACTCCTCAACGTGGGCGACCGTCCGATCCGTTTGCTGCAGGGCGTGGAAGGCCTGGAATACACGCCGATGGAAGGCAGCGATCAGTGCTGCGGTTTCGGCGGAACCTTTGCGGTGAAGAATGCGGAAGTGTCTTCAGCCATGCTGGCGGACAAGATCGGCTGTGTGAAGAAGTCGAATGCAGAGTTTGTGGCGGCGTTGGACAATTCCTGCCTGATGCAGATTGATGGTGGCCTGCATCGCGAGATGGGTTCGCGCGATCGCATTCGTCCGGTGCATCTTGCCGAAATTCTGAACAGCACACGCAAGAATCCTTTGACCGCTGAAGCACTGGCATGGGAAGGAGCCACCGCATGA
- a CDS encoding beta-xylosidase has protein sequence MRWVSCVVAGLFAIAPSAVAHRTLPADTAQPVNITVNLDQAIGAYKPIYAWFGYDESNFTTMHDGRALMKELHDLSPVPVTIRAHHLLTSGSGVPELKWSSTGVYSEDEHGKPVYNFTLLDGIFDAYRDAGVRPMVELGFMPKDLAADVPGRSEAYQVHYPASTISGRSNNPPKDYVKWGELCRTVTEHLVQRYGRDTVQQWYFEVWNEPDIDYWHGSPQDYFKLYDYAVAGVRAALPNAIVGGPATTGPRSDEAYAFLKGFLDHVRDDRSAADGKTIPLQFISFHAKGQPVIQNGEVTMGIRSELRDVDRGFSLIASYPQFKALPIILSEADPEGCAACSSKVNPANNYRNGTLYPAYTAAAYKRLFDLADKHGVNLISMLSWSFEFENRDSFEGFRDLSTNGVDKPILNFFRMAAKMSGTRVSATSSAEVALDKALADGVRGNSDIAAMATRDSHSAATMLWNYNDAAASTTTASIQLTIAQLPSAVHAVRVTEYRIDSTHSNAYTVWQQLGSPAYPTPDQLRKLKSIDGLQSMGPAHRVAVKNATLTMNVSLPAQSVSLFLFDW, from the coding sequence ATGAGGTGGGTTTCATGCGTCGTAGCCGGATTATTTGCTATTGCACCTTCTGCTGTTGCTCACCGCACTCTGCCTGCAGATACGGCGCAGCCGGTAAACATCACGGTGAATCTCGACCAAGCCATAGGCGCGTACAAGCCGATTTATGCATGGTTCGGGTACGACGAATCAAACTTCACCACGATGCATGACGGTCGCGCTTTGATGAAGGAGCTCCACGATCTCAGCCCTGTGCCAGTTACGATCCGTGCTCATCACCTGCTGACCAGCGGAAGCGGTGTACCGGAGCTGAAGTGGAGTTCCACTGGCGTCTACAGCGAGGATGAGCACGGAAAGCCGGTATATAACTTCACACTGCTCGACGGTATCTTCGACGCGTATCGCGATGCGGGTGTGAGGCCGATGGTGGAGCTTGGCTTCATGCCGAAAGACCTTGCTGCAGATGTGCCGGGACGCTCCGAAGCCTACCAGGTGCACTATCCGGCCAGCACCATCAGCGGCCGCAGCAACAATCCTCCGAAGGATTATGTGAAGTGGGGTGAGTTGTGTCGCACCGTCACCGAGCATCTTGTGCAGCGCTATGGCCGTGACACCGTGCAGCAATGGTACTTCGAGGTATGGAACGAACCCGACATTGATTACTGGCACGGTTCGCCGCAGGACTACTTCAAGCTGTATGACTATGCCGTTGCTGGTGTTCGTGCTGCTCTTCCGAATGCAATCGTTGGTGGCCCTGCGACTACTGGTCCGCGCTCCGATGAAGCTTACGCATTTCTCAAGGGATTTCTGGATCATGTTCGCGATGATCGTAGCGCAGCCGATGGCAAGACCATCCCGCTGCAGTTCATCAGTTTTCATGCAAAAGGGCAGCCCGTTATTCAGAATGGTGAAGTCACGATGGGCATCCGCAGCGAACTGCGCGATGTAGACCGCGGTTTTTCACTCATCGCAAGTTATCCGCAGTTCAAGGCATTGCCCATCATTCTGTCTGAGGCTGATCCAGAGGGTTGCGCAGCTTGCTCCAGCAAAGTGAATCCTGCAAACAACTATCGCAATGGCACGCTATACCCAGCCTATACAGCAGCAGCGTACAAGCGGCTGTTCGATCTTGCGGACAAACATGGCGTCAACCTCATCAGCATGTTGAGCTGGTCGTTCGAGTTTGAGAACCGCGACTCGTTTGAGGGCTTTCGCGATCTTTCCACTAATGGTGTGGATAAGCCGATCCTGAACTTCTTCCGAATGGCTGCGAAGATGAGCGGCACACGCGTGTCAGCCACCAGTAGCGCTGAAGTTGCGCTCGATAAAGCTCTCGCTGATGGAGTTCGTGGTAATTCCGACATCGCAGCCATGGCTACCCGAGATTCTCACAGCGCTGCCACGATGCTGTGGAATTACAACGACGCTGCGGCATCTACAACGACAGCATCAATCCAACTCACGATCGCGCAATTGCCCAGCGCGGTACATGCCGTGCGCGTAACGGAATATCGCATTGACAGTACGCACAGCAATGCCTACACCGTGTGGCAGCAACTTGGATCTCCTGCTTATCCCACACCGGATCAGCTCCGCAAGCTGAAGTCTATAGATGGTCTTCAATCGATGGGCCCTGCGCATCGTGTCGCGGTGAAGAACGCAACGCTAACGATGAATGTTTCGCTGCCTGCTCAGAGTGTGTCGTTGTTTCTCTTTGATTGGTAA
- a CDS encoding fumarylacetoacetate hydrolase family protein: MKLVRYGRPGQEHPGVVAPDGTVRDLTGIVPDIAGDTLRPEALAELAALDLNRLPVVAAGTRMGACVGRVGKFLCIGLNYADHAAESGMEVPKEPVLFMKATSSICGPDDGIVIPKDSEKTDWEVELGVVIGRETRYVSEADALDYVAGYCVINDLSERAFQLEGTGQWVKGKSADTFGPIGPWLVTKDEVPDPQNLKMWLEVDGHSYQDGSTKTMVYGVAHLVSYLSKFMSLQPGDIISTGTPPGVGLGQKPPVYLKPGQVVKLGIEGLGTQTQRVSAYSA; the protein is encoded by the coding sequence ATGAAACTTGTTCGTTATGGCCGTCCGGGACAAGAGCATCCCGGCGTTGTGGCTCCGGATGGAACCGTGCGTGATCTGACCGGCATTGTGCCGGATATTGCTGGCGATACCCTGCGTCCGGAGGCGCTGGCGGAGCTGGCTGCGCTGGACCTGAACCGCCTGCCCGTCGTTGCTGCCGGGACACGCATGGGGGCCTGCGTGGGCCGCGTGGGCAAGTTCCTGTGCATCGGCCTGAATTACGCCGACCACGCCGCCGAATCGGGCATGGAAGTGCCTAAGGAGCCCGTGCTGTTCATGAAGGCCACATCGTCTATCTGCGGCCCAGATGACGGCATCGTCATCCCGAAGGATTCGGAGAAAACCGACTGGGAAGTTGAGTTGGGTGTGGTCATTGGCCGTGAAACCCGCTACGTTTCCGAAGCAGACGCGCTGGATTACGTTGCCGGATACTGCGTGATCAATGATCTGTCCGAACGCGCTTTCCAGCTTGAGGGCACCGGCCAGTGGGTAAAGGGCAAGAGCGCCGACACCTTCGGTCCCATCGGCCCATGGCTGGTGACGAAGGACGAAGTTCCCGATCCGCAGAACCTGAAGATGTGGCTTGAAGTTGACGGCCATAGCTACCAGGACGGATCAACGAAAACGATGGTCTACGGTGTGGCCCATCTCGTCAGCTACCTGAGCAAGTTCATGAGCCTGCAGCCGGGCGACATCATCTCCACAGGCACACCGCCGGGAGTGGGCCTGGGACAGAAGCCACCGGTGTATCTGAAGCCCGGACAGGTGGTGAAGCTGGGTATTGAAGGTCTGGGCACGCAGACGCAGAGGGTCTCGGCTTACAGCGCGTAG
- a CDS encoding LUD domain-containing protein, giving the protein MSNDARFTVLDTIRRQLAADPDVETLIDDSPEEAYARIPRNYQRTAKLNREETLELFYDRLRDYDSELVFTDEAGIANAVAHAMREANETLLLVPAGVPQEWLPQNDVEVRRDFDLPLQPLEEPRVVLTPCTVAIAMSGTIILEHGDEQGRRAATLLPDHHICVLWRDQVVETIAEALQRITHRTSPITTIAGPSATSDIEMTRIRGVHGPRRLTAIIL; this is encoded by the coding sequence ATGAGTAATGACGCACGTTTTACAGTACTGGACACAATTCGCCGCCAGCTTGCCGCTGATCCTGATGTGGAAACGCTGATCGACGATTCGCCGGAAGAAGCTTACGCACGCATCCCGCGCAACTATCAGCGCACCGCGAAACTGAATCGCGAAGAGACGTTGGAGCTGTTCTACGACCGACTACGCGATTATGATTCGGAACTTGTCTTCACGGATGAAGCAGGTATTGCAAACGCTGTTGCCCACGCCATGCGCGAGGCAAACGAGACGCTTCTCCTAGTCCCCGCAGGCGTTCCCCAGGAATGGCTGCCCCAGAATGATGTGGAAGTACGCCGTGATTTCGATCTGCCCCTGCAGCCGTTGGAGGAACCTCGCGTTGTCCTTACGCCGTGCACCGTGGCCATTGCGATGAGCGGCACCATCATTCTTGAACATGGCGATGAGCAGGGCCGTCGTGCTGCAACGCTGCTACCGGACCATCACATCTGCGTGCTGTGGCGCGACCAGGTAGTGGAGACGATTGCAGAAGCACTGCAACGCATCACACATCGCACCTCGCCCATTACCACCATCGCAGGGCCATCCGCTACCAGCGACATTGAGATGACGCGCATCCGCGGCGTACACGGCCCACGGCGATTGACGGCCATCATCCTGTAA
- a CDS encoding thioredoxin family protein, with translation MFRLAVISTAFTLALGVFTTAHAQELDAPSIVGSTPLPSLAKATGWINSKPLTAKDLKGKVVLVDFWDYSCINCIRAVPYIRAWAEKYKDSGLVVIGVHSPEFDEEKLQPNVEKAVQRFGITYPVAVDSNYAIWTAFHNQYWPAHYFIDAKGKVRFEHFGEGEYDKSERWIQQLLKEANATSMPSGIANVHGQGVQAAANTNEIESPETYVGYARAAHFASPGGIKRDTEHLYAEPGKLQLNDWGLVGMWNDHGQSAVLQSAGGKIVFRFHARDLHLVLGPGTAGKPVRYRVTMDGKPLGANHGVDTDAQGNGVVMEHRLYQLIRQNGALTDHTFAIEFLDPGVQAFSFTFG, from the coding sequence ATGTTTCGACTTGCAGTTATTAGTACCGCGTTTACTTTGGCGCTTGGCGTGTTTACAACGGCACACGCACAGGAACTGGACGCGCCAAGCATCGTGGGCAGCACACCGCTCCCTTCGCTCGCTAAGGCCACTGGCTGGATCAACTCGAAGCCTCTGACAGCGAAAGACCTCAAAGGCAAAGTGGTCCTCGTCGACTTCTGGGATTATTCCTGCATCAACTGCATCCGTGCCGTGCCTTACATCCGCGCCTGGGCTGAGAAGTACAAAGACAGCGGTCTGGTAGTTATTGGTGTCCACAGTCCCGAGTTTGATGAGGAAAAGCTGCAGCCGAACGTGGAGAAAGCCGTGCAGCGGTTCGGCATCACGTATCCCGTCGCCGTCGATAGCAACTACGCCATCTGGACGGCATTCCACAATCAGTATTGGCCCGCACATTACTTCATCGATGCAAAGGGTAAGGTTCGCTTTGAACATTTCGGCGAGGGCGAATATGACAAGTCTGAGCGTTGGATTCAACAACTGCTGAAGGAAGCCAATGCAACGTCCATGCCCTCAGGTATCGCAAATGTGCATGGGCAGGGTGTGCAGGCCGCTGCGAATACGAATGAGATCGAATCGCCCGAGACCTATGTTGGTTATGCTCGTGCCGCACATTTTGCTTCACCGGGAGGCATCAAGCGCGATACAGAACACCTGTATGCTGAGCCCGGAAAATTGCAATTGAACGACTGGGGATTGGTGGGTATGTGGAACGATCATGGCCAGAGCGCAGTACTGCAATCTGCGGGCGGGAAGATTGTCTTCCGCTTCCATGCGCGCGATCTGCATCTTGTTCTTGGGCCCGGTACCGCTGGCAAACCGGTCCGTTATCGCGTGACCATGGATGGCAAGCCCTTAGGCGCGAATCACGGCGTGGATACTGACGCTCAGGGCAATGGCGTAGTGATGGAGCATCGACTGTATCAACTGATTCGCCAAAATGGTGCGCTTACCGATCACACGTTTGCGATTGAGTTCCTTGACCCTGGCGTGCAAGCTTTCTCTTTCACATTCGGATGA
- a CDS encoding nuclear transport factor 2 family protein, protein MSTLIVPPFTDPDLAAQKVQIAEDLWNTRDPERVAAAYTEDTQWRNRAEFLTGREAVVEFLRRKWNRELDYKLKKELWGFRNNRMAVKFHYEWHDDSGQWFRSYGNELWEFAPSGLMQRREASINDMPIREADRTLR, encoded by the coding sequence ATGAGCACACTGATCGTTCCGCCGTTCACTGATCCAGACCTGGCTGCGCAGAAGGTGCAGATTGCAGAAGACCTCTGGAATACCCGCGATCCTGAAAGGGTTGCTGCCGCATATACCGAGGACACGCAGTGGAGAAATCGTGCGGAGTTTCTGACCGGGCGTGAGGCAGTGGTGGAGTTTCTGCGCCGCAAGTGGAACCGCGAGCTTGATTACAAACTCAAGAAAGAGCTTTGGGGATTTCGGAACAATCGGATGGCGGTGAAGTTTCACTACGAATGGCACGACGATAGCGGACAATGGTTTCGCAGCTATGGAAATGAGTTGTGGGAGTTTGCACCGTCAGGGCTGATGCAGCGGCGTGAGGCCAGCATCAACGATATGCCGATTCGAGAAGCGGACCGCACACTTCGGTAA
- a CDS encoding glycosyl hydrolase family 39: protein MRIHHRISVLVVSLGAVPLLTSAQQQPAAPTVHVDWTKTVTVSRTTPTLQVVVNPQLLRGAKLHDGSFAALKLLGADYVRYVPWLPYPRQAVAELEPPTKEQTSWDFQYIDPTLDDFMQATAGHSVMLNFSTMPAWLWKTEKPVTYPTDPNQVFWDYTKGTEIVDPTYKQAADYYARLLSWYTKGGLTDENGKWHASGHHYRIAYWEVLNEIDFEHHWTPEGYTKFFDAVVEAMRKVQPDLKFVAIGAAAPRDDGAMWEYFLNPKNHRASVDVDFISYHFYATPPRGEPIAAMQYTFFDQADGFLTGAKFIEQIKQRLTPATKTDLNELGVILPTDNDSNNGKGSVAEPEGYWNLASALYAYLYVKSAQMGIDVVGESQLVGYPTQYPSVSMMNYNTAQPNPRFRTLKMLHDNFGPGDKLVATTSAGSDMTVQAFDMSRGKKILVLNKRAVPQTLNLGTDTAKSITYVAPSTGDNPPAMKAVSGNEIALEPFEVAVIDVP from the coding sequence ATGCGTATCCATCACCGGATTTCTGTTCTTGTAGTCAGTCTTGGGGCCGTTCCTCTGCTTACGAGTGCGCAACAGCAACCCGCCGCTCCGACCGTACATGTCGACTGGACAAAGACCGTCACCGTATCGCGCACTACGCCCACCCTGCAGGTGGTTGTGAATCCGCAGTTGCTGCGTGGCGCAAAGTTGCACGACGGTTCCTTCGCTGCATTGAAGCTGCTGGGCGCGGATTATGTGCGGTATGTTCCGTGGCTTCCCTACCCCAGGCAGGCGGTGGCAGAGCTTGAGCCACCCACAAAAGAACAGACAAGCTGGGACTTCCAATACATTGACCCCACGCTGGACGACTTTATGCAGGCGACCGCGGGCCACAGCGTCATGTTGAACTTCAGCACCATGCCCGCGTGGTTGTGGAAGACGGAAAAGCCTGTAACGTACCCGACTGATCCCAACCAGGTTTTCTGGGATTACACCAAGGGGACGGAGATCGTAGATCCCACCTACAAGCAAGCCGCTGATTACTACGCGCGCCTGTTGAGTTGGTACACCAAGGGCGGACTCACCGATGAGAACGGCAAATGGCATGCCAGCGGCCACCACTACAGGATCGCGTATTGGGAGGTGCTCAACGAAATCGACTTTGAGCACCACTGGACGCCGGAGGGATACACGAAGTTCTTCGACGCCGTGGTGGAAGCCATGCGCAAGGTACAGCCGGATCTGAAGTTCGTTGCGATTGGCGCTGCAGCACCCCGCGATGACGGCGCTATGTGGGAATACTTCTTGAATCCGAAAAACCACAGGGCTAGTGTGGATGTGGATTTCATCAGCTATCACTTTTATGCGACACCGCCACGCGGCGAACCCATTGCAGCTATGCAGTACACGTTTTTCGATCAGGCCGACGGCTTTCTTACGGGCGCCAAGTTCATTGAGCAGATCAAGCAACGCCTGACACCCGCAACGAAGACCGATCTGAACGAACTCGGCGTAATCTTGCCCACGGACAACGACAGCAACAATGGCAAAGGCTCAGTGGCGGAACCTGAGGGCTACTGGAACCTTGCATCGGCGCTGTATGCGTATCTCTATGTGAAGTCGGCGCAGATGGGGATTGACGTGGTGGGCGAATCGCAACTCGTTGGTTACCCCACGCAGTATCCGTCCGTCAGCATGATGAACTACAACACCGCCCAGCCCAACCCGCGCTTCCGGACGCTGAAAATGCTACATGACAACTTTGGGCCCGGCGACAAGCTCGTTGCTACCACCAGCGCAGGTAGCGATATGACGGTGCAGGCGTTCGACATGTCGCGGGGCAAGAAGATTCTCGTGTTGAACAAACGCGCGGTTCCGCAGACGTTGAATCTTGGCACTGACACTGCAAAATCCATCACATACGTAGCGCCCAGCACAGGTGATAATCCTCCAGCAATGAAGGCCGTCAGCGGCAATGAGATTGCGCTGGAGCCTTTTGAAGTTGCCGTGATCGATGTACCGTAG